AGTTGAGGAAAAGTGAGAGCAGTGGTTAGTTTGAATAGTGCCATGGCCCCTCCTTCCCTGTGCTGCATTATGCTGGCCATGTTTGGACAGGTGTGCAGTCCTAAAGTAGAATCCACACAGCAGCTCTCAGTGGCATTTAATGTCAAGCACTGGAATAATAGGTAGGCAGTGGTTATTCAAACCTCAACAATGCATTGAACTGCGTGACAGACATGACAGACATGGCTATTTGTCTTCCCCCCCCTCACTTCTTCTCCTCTTGTGGTTTGTCTTCTTTGTCTACAGGCACTGGCTCACTAGCACCTACATCCTGTTTGCGGTCCCTTACTTTATCTATGACATCTACGCCATGTTCCTGTGCTACTGGTACAAGATACAAGTCAAAGGTCATGAGGAGGATGCACCAAAAATCAGCACGGTGATTCGCAGCTACCTGTGGCGAGAGTTTCTCATGGTGCTTCATCACGTTGTCATGGTTACTGTCTGCTTCCCTGTGTCTGTGGTGAGTTGGAAAGAGGATCGCTCATATTTCAGCGAGGTGTTTTGTGGtggtcagttttaaaaaaatataaataaataaataaataaataatgataataataatatgtaatctaaaatataaatgttgGAATTCCATTACCCTTTTCCTATTTAGTTATTTCTATGCAAAAGCAATTATTCAGAGACCTCGATTAGCACGAGCCACTCAACACTTCATGTCTATGATGCAACGGTTGCctaattttacattacattacatttatggcatttggtagatgcctttatccagagcgacttaaaataatctaatttttttttatacaactgagcagtgagagttaagggccttgctcaagggcccagcagtggcagtttggcagtgctggcatttgaactcatgaccttccgttCAGAAGTCCAATATCTTAACCAAAGTTTTAGCCTCCATAAACATTTTTACTGCATCTTTCATATCGGGTTTACAGTCATGCCTGTTTCCCTGCCAAGTATGCCTAATCCTGACATCCTGCTTtcttattttaatatgtttatttgaTCGTTATATGGAAACAACTGGAAAATGTCTGAGCGCTGTCACAACAATGAAGAAACTGGGGGAAAGGGAGCTGTTTAAAATAAGGCAGTTTAACTGATTTGATTTAGTGTGTCTTTTTAGTATGTGGCTATAGTGCATTAATGAATGAGACTGATTGAGGTGGAAAGTCTGGGGATAAAAATGCTATTTATAAGAATGAcaagcaacagcagcagcagtatgCGACCTCATTTTTAGCTACGGTTtggatattttctttttcttgtcttGGTCAACATTCTCACTCTCTACTAACATCCATGGAAGCTTAGGCATGAACTGTCTGTCAACCGTGCGACATCATGAGATGTAAGACTTTTGATAACGTGCACTGTTCACGCGTTCAGAATTATTTCTAGGGTCTGGATTGTGGATTTCTGATCAGCAAGTTCCTGTGGGTCTGGCCCTCAAAATCCCAGCACAGGTTTTAGTAGGTATATCCTGCATTTGTTGTCACTGTTGCCATTGGTTAATATAGGAAGTGCAGCGGAGATCAGGAAAAAACACTGAGGTGATGAACCCTAGACGGGGCACTTTGAAGTGGAAACACTGTTTATAACCCGAaagatatatttattgaaaaggACGTGTCAAAAAGGTCCGTTTTCTAAGGGAACAACTGACTGACACTTTGCTCCTAAGATCctttgtggtgttgtttttctgAATAAGAAAATGGCTGCAGAAACAGATGGGCATTTCCTATCAATGTAGGTCAAGCTCAAGTATGAAATATTATAGTTGTATAGGTCtgtgatgtgcttttttaaatttttattattacatcagTAAACAGCTCAGCTCATAActcatgtatttgtatttttttgcctTCTGTAAATGTACAAGTTTGGGCTATATGAACAGCAGCTCTTAAATAAAATGGGTGACAGTGTCAGGATGTTTTATTGTTCAGACCATGTGTTCATTATTAAACTGTGATATTTGCTTCTGTGTACATCGGTGTCAATGATTGTGTGGCAGTAGAACAGCAGCTTTGGGTTTATGAAATGAAACTAGACATTAAGTGCATTCCAAAAGACTGTTACTTTAGACTCCTATGGATGGAGACACTTCTGAGTTCTTATTGTGGAGCCAAGGGTGGAGCCATTGGAGAAAATAAAGCATAGTAACGATCACTTCAGGATAGACTGCTGTTCTAGTATTTAAACTTTTTGCACATAAACATTGCAaggcatttttatttacaaaggtTATCTTTGATCCATCTTATCCATAATGgtattttctcattaaaaaacatTGCACTTACAAATGAGTTTTTGATATTGCTAAGTATAGATTTAAATTGGAGTACTGAgtaatatttgaataatatttggtgaaaatgaaaatggtttcttttttcttttttttcagttctgGCGACAAGGAAAGGGGGATTATTTCCAAGGTGTCATGTTCCTAGCTGAACTCAGCACTCCGTCTGTTTGCTTGGGAAAAGTACTCATTCAGGTACTTTCCCAACACGGCCTTTGTACCCAACACTAACCTATCCAGTGCTACTGTAACTGCACAACACTTCTGTATCCATCAACTCATCTATCAACACTACTTTCTCCGTCAAGCATTCATCTACCCAACACCACTTTATCCATCAACTCATCTACTCAACATCACTTTATTTTTGAATTCCTCTACCCCACACCACTTTATCGATCACACATTCATCTACCCAACACTCCTTTATCCATCAACTCATCTACCCAACATTCCTTTATCCATCAACTCATCTACCCAACACTCCTTTATCCATCAACTCATCTACCAACACCattttctccatcacacactcatctacCAAACACtcctttctccatcacacactcatctacccaacactcctttctccatcacacactcatctacccaacactcctttctccatcacacactcatctacccaacactcctttctccatcacacactcatctacCAAACACtcctttctccatcacacactcatctacccaacactcctttctccatcacacactcatctacccaacactcctttctccatcacacactcatctacCAAACACtcctttctccatcacacactcatctacccaacactcctttctccatcacacactcatctacccaacactcctttctccatcacacactcatctacccaacactccttcatccatcacacactcatctacccaacactcctttctccatcacacactcatctacccaacactcctttctccatcacacactcatctacccaacactcctttctccatcacacactcatctacCCAACACTCCTTTCTCCATCAACTCATCTACCCAACACCattttctccatcacacactcatctacCCAACACTCCTTTCTCCATCAACTCATCTACCCAACACTCCTttctcatcacacactcatctacTCAACACTCCTTTATCCATCAACTCATCTACCCAACACtcctttctccatcacacactcatctacccaacactccttcatccatcaactcatctacccaacactcctttctccatcacacactcatctacccaacactcctttctcatcacacactcatctacccaacactccttcatccatcaactcatctacccaacactcctttctccatcacacactcatctacccaacactcctttctcatcacacactcatctacccaacactccttcatccatcaactcatctacccaacactcctttctccatcacacactcatctacccaacactccttcatccatcaactcatctacccaacactcctttctccatcacacactcatctacccaacactcctttctccatcacacactcatctacccaacactcctttctccatcacacactcatctacccaacaccattttctccatcacacactcatctacccaacactccttcatccatcaactcatctacccaacactcttttctccatcacacactcatctacccaacactccttcatccatcaactcatctacccaacactcttttctccatcacacactcatctacccaacactccttcatccatcaactcatctacccaacactcctttctccatcacacactcatctacccaacactccttcatccatcaactcatctacccaacactcctttctccatcacacactcatctacCCAACACTCCTTTCTCCATCAACTCATCTACCCAACACtcctttctccatcacacactcatctacCCAACACTCCTTTCTCCATCAACTCATCTACCCAACACTCCTttctcatcacacactcatctacccaacaccattttctccatcacacactcatctacccaacactccttcatccatcaactcatctacccaacaccattttctccatcacacactcatctacCCAACACTCCATCCATCAACTCATCTACCCAACACtcctttctccatcacacactcatctacCCAACACTCCTTTCTCCATCAACTCATCTACCCAACACTCCTttctcatcacacactcatctacccaacactcctttctccatcacacactcatctacCCAACACTCCTTTCTCCATCAACTCATCTACCCAACACtcctttctccatcacacactcatctacccaacactcctttatccatcacacactcatctacccaacactcctttctccatcacacactcatctacccaacactccttcatccatcaactcatctacccaacactcctttctcatcacacactcatctacTCAACACTCCTTTATCCATCAACTCATCTACCCAACACtcctttctccatcacacactcatctacCCAACACTCCTTCATCCATCAACTCATCTACCCAACACTCCTTTTTCCATCACACATTCATTTACCCAGAACTGCTTTATTCATCACTCCTTCATCTACCAACACCACTTTATCCATCAACTCATCTATCCAATGGCAATTTCTCCATCACACATTCATCTACCCAACAACATTTGCTGTATCAGCCATTTTCCTTCTCTGTATCCTACTTACTAATATGCTTTCTTTTTGGATTGTGGCCTCCATTATCAAGCACGCTCGAATCTCAGTTTGCTCAAATGCATTCTTTTTTGTACATGTAGATCTTTACCTCTTTCTTGTAAGCTTTCTTGTCAGCACTGCCTTCTCCTATACTCTTAAGAAGACACAGCAATGTACCTCACACTGTTGGGCCTCATGATGATATTCTCCTTTCAAAAGCTTGCCTGGTACTCACCCCTGTATCGTCctttttcttgctttctctgtctttcttcccATGCTTTAGTACAAGCAGCAGCACACGCTCCTTCATAAAGTTAATGGAGCACTCATGCTGATAACTTTTTTCGTCTGTCGAGTTCTTCTCTTCCCCTACCTCTACTACGCCTATGGCAGGTATGttctctctcatacacttcCTTTAGCATTAATCAGTTTTTGGAACAGGGGTTATGTGCCTTGGGTATggtataaaaaagaaacaaactcgGGTATCACACTTCTTCCCTTTGATAATGCACAATTCATATCAATGTATCATAAGGAGCTTTTGTTTAATGTTCTATCATTGTTCTTGGATTTTCTGAATGGTGTCACTCTAAAACAGCCAGGGGTCTttgaagaaataaatgtatctgCTAtgcaaaaaaatggaaaaaaatggcaGTGTAAATGTTTCATCTCTTGTCATTAGCATGATACGTGATTCCATTGCCCCAGTAAACTCAtgcaaatctgtgtgtgtgtgtgtgtgtgtgtgtgtgtgtgtgtgacaggtaTGCGGATATCCCCCTGTACAAGGTACCGCTGTCCATTCCGTGGCAGTATAACATGGGTGCTGCTCTGCTCATGGCTCCGCAGGTGTACTGGTTCGGTCTGATCTGCAGGGGAGCCTTTCGCCTCTTCACCCGGGCCTCTCGCCATCATCGTCGCCCAGTCAGTAGGGACTCCGAGCCCAAAACCCCTATCATGCCCCCAGCCAATGGCTACAGTCCCTgtgacacagaaagagagcCTAACACGcactgagagacacagaggggcTGGAAGTGAAAGATTGTTTAGAGGTTGTTTTTAGGCCTCAGATAATAATGGGAAACCTGAGGTTAAATACTAATATATTACAAATAGTAAATGTCCTGCTGCTCCATTAGGTGGTGGAAGATAAAAGACAATGGCAGAGAAATCAGAGGGAGAACGAGACAGAGAGTCTGAAGATGATCATCTCCATTCTTTGTTTCCCTCTGAGGAATTGCAAGAGCATGCTAGTAAAGCCTGTTTCATACTCCTAATGTAAAACCTCCGGATGCGAACAGACGTTCGGATTGTATTCTTCATCCCAGTTATATATTCCTTGACTGAATTTCAAACCGTTGGGGAAGGggtatgtaatataatgtacacAAGCACTTATCATTTGTACATGACCATTCTCATACTAGTTTGCAGAAACAACAGATGAAAGCTGCGGGCATGTTCGTATTCCAAACTACTAAACCACcattaacagaaatgtgatgAGCGAGTAATGGAGAGAGgatactctttctctctttagtTTCTCCTTCCTAGTCCACTCTCTTTGACTGTTCAGTTTATTATTTCATAGAAAGAAAAGGGAACAGCTTTTCTGTCAGGGTGTACAGCAAATATCTAGTGTCAATTTCTTtagtttgaattatttattttgaacgaattattatttatgttcaaTGTTTTAAGTTGAATTATTACCCACCTAATTTATCtgcttttataatttattatgacCGGATCACATATAAACTAATAGCTGCCTCGAATTTGActtcagaaaaggaaaaaaaatatctataaaaAATTCTATAGTCTCTCCAGAGTCAGGCTTTTCACCCTGAGCCCTTTCTCTAAAGCACCGAGGGGAGCTCCAGGGGTTTTCGAAAGCCCCATTGCACCTGTTATAATATGAAGCTTCTGTTACCGTTTTCAGTGATCACGACCTACATATTGAGCTTAAAATAACCTAGCAGGGCTTTGGTGTTGAAGTTCGAAGGACTGTTGACACACTGCCTTTAAACTTCTGCTTCGGGTTCACGCTTTGCTTTTCTCACCATAATGTTATTCGGACCAAAAGAGTAATATATGGGAGATCGGCAAGGCAGCATGTACTGTTACGTTATATGTGTGCTTCAGGAACAGACGTTAAATTGTGATGGGTGCTGGGCAGGTCTCTGCACCACTGAGCTGCTAGCAGGAAATACACTGCACTGCAATGAAGGAGAGGACTTTGCACATTTACTGGATCAAAGTtccttaaaggaatactcctgCATTTTTTCAACCTATTCACTGTTCACACTATCTGTAGCGCATGTGCAGTTTCCATGGACAAGATGTTTTCCTGTACTAAGAAAAGAACGGAAAACATGTTGACTCAACTAACTTATAATGGACGTCTTATAATGGACAGCCAGTAAGACAACCGTTACACTCTGTGGATGAGACAGACATCAGAAAAACCATTAGACTGTTAAAGACTGTTCTTTTGTAGCTGTATACAACACTCAGTTGCTGGAGCACTTCATTTTCAACTGAACAATGTATGAAAGCGTAtgtatttattgaaataattcaACGACTATAGAAATGACTGTCTGTGGTAAACACACATGCTACAGATGCCATGGATAGAGATTAACTTGGAAAAACACAGAAGTATTCCTTTAAGTTTTAACCACtgctacattttattatttattatatcatttGACTTATTTATTCCATGTACTGAATGCCATCTATGTAGCTAAAATGGCTTTCTTTTAATTCATGGACGGGTGATAAATTGAAGTAAAAACGTTCTTAGTGAGGTGTTAAGCCACCAGGTGAGCTTCAGTGTACCGTGGCATTGATCCTACacgtctctggaactgtactttAGGGATGATCATGAACACCACTCTTCTAAAAGATATTCCTTCAAttagtgttttgatgatgatggtggagaGCATGAGCACGCTGGTCCAAAGTCTCCTATAGGCgttcaattgggttgagatctgcaGACTGTGAAGGTCATaacatatgatttacatcatttttcaTCCCCATCAGACCAGTGAGTCCTCATGCCCTATGGATTGGGGTGTGGTCATCCCAGAAGAGACCACTCCtgtcaggatagaaatgtttcgtCAGTGGATAAAGTTGATCAATCAGGACAAGTTTGCATTGATTTCCATTTCCCTCTAAGGGGGCATGTGGAAGCAAACCATGCATAACAGAGCCtctggtttttcctttaatttgtcacctgtatGTACTATGATTGGATAGTTCTGTCCATTGGAACATGAACAGCATTGCCATGTTTGAAAGGAAATCATAAATCCTACATGGATCTCATTAATAGAACAGGTTTACTACTGTAGAGCTTCCAGTCTGAGCTCTGTTATGCTGTGCCCTGTCTGTTTGCAGAATGACAAGGGACCCTCTATAGGGGGAAGGAAATGGAGTGTCAAGTgaatggggggggaaaaaaaaaagttgcgtttattgatttatgatttatttattttagtaatttatcttatttattttgagaAGACTGAATGTACATATGAATACATCTAAATGTTCTGTTGAGTGGACATCTGTGGTGCCTGGCTGAAAGCACTCCTGTACTCATCCTCTCAGCTACAATATACTCTACTGTCTTCTTCTGTACTCTAGCACTGTGTGTGAGACCTCTTTTTATTGGCACTCTTGTCACTGTATGCGTGTATGATACAGTATGCACTGATATCAAAAACAGCATGCCAATCTTGATATACTCAACAGCGTTATTAGAGCATGCTCTTAGTACTGAGTAACACAGAGTTTTCTTTTGGAAGCTCTTGGGCCACTGTTCAGTGCAATTACACCATAAATGTATTAAAGGAAACGGAAATTTGTGCTGATTGGACTGAAATGAGATTAAATTAAGCTGTGCCATGCCTCATTTTAATCTCATTAAGGTTTTAGATGATGAGTTTTATGTTGAAGACCCGACACCTTCCTCTGCTCTGATGGAGGACAGCCACTATTCAGATTTTTCTCATTCTTCTTCAGCATTTCTCTGTATGCTGGGATGTCAACGTTGAAGCCTGGACAACTCACACCctgttcagtgtgtttatatactaTTGAGTGTTAGTTTCCTAATGAGCTAAACCAATGAAGTGACTAAACGCTGATGCTGTGGAATAGATTATAGTAATGTCCACTTGAGAGCAATGAACTGTGAAAGCTAAATTCTGTGAAATGCTGCCCCCTGGGGGTTAAAGTTCATAATACCCGTTTGAGCCTGCCCCCATCAACTGACTATTAACTTGCAGCGACAAAGCGAccggagaccattcattttcaataagagCTGGTGACTTCCTGCGATATGAACAACAGCAACCACTGGCGACTAGATGTGCTCGTGTCCAGCGACTttgaaagttgagaaaagtttaacttgaTGCAAATTTGGAGTGACTTGGTGCTGCGACTACCAATgggtagtcgctgcaccaagcAAGTttctccaaatttgcataaaattaaaattttctcAACTTTTTCACATCGCTgtacacgcccacatctagttgCCAATGGTTGCTCGTGTCGCCGGAAGtcgccagctctcattgaaaatgaatggtgttCGGTCgctttatcgctgcaagtcgctgtacagtatgtgtgaacTTACCTTTATAGTGGCGTTTCATGAAATTGTCACAAATAAGAATGAGAATGAGCTGATCCTACATGATTCTAGTTCCATATATCACAAACAGACCTAAATAAGAACTTAATAATACACTATGCAATAACAGAcacaccagccactttaatacgATAAACCTATACACGTGTTCATTAATGCAGTTATCACATGTCAACAgctcaatgcataaaatcatgcaggtaaaGGTCAagattcagttaatgtttacataaaatctcagtgactttgactgtggcatggttgctggtaCCAGACAGGCTGGCTCAagcattttccccccattctgatgtttgatgagaacgttaactgaagctcttgacctttattggcatgattttatgcatttcacTTCTGCCACATgtttggctgactggataattgcatgaaagaGCAGAGCTGTCATGAATGAGCAGAGACGTAGTTTGGTGTTTTGAAAtgtctatatttattttaatggttAACCAGTTAAAAGTCTTTTAAGCCTAAAACTTCAAAAAGAGAGGTCACTCAAACAATAGcttaatgtattaaatattaatatacaaatataaagtgTTCATGAAGTACTTAAAATTACCACTTTGTAATTTGACAAAAttatgttgtgtatttttcATACTATGCTACCTCCCCAAcagtttttagactgatagtACTCAgtcctagtgaaccagtatgaggatgaatttattgatttattgagtCTTGAAAGCACTGGATAAGGACATGTGCCatcaatgttaatgttaatatagtATACagcaccctccactaatattggcacccttggtaaatatgagcaaagaaggctgtgaaaagtggtctttattgtttaaccatttgatcttttgttaaaaacattcataaaaatactctgctctcatggatatcaaacaaatgcaaacacaacacaggtttataaaaaaaaaaaaatctttgttaaatatagctgtgcaacaattattggcacccttttagtcagtactttgtgctacctccctttgccatgataacagctctgagtcttctcctataatgcctgatgaggttggagaatacatggcaagggatctgagaccattccgccatacagaatctctccagatccttcagatttccaggtccatgctggtggactctcctctgcagttcaccccacaagttttctatgggtttgaagtcaggggactgggatggccatggcaggaccttgattttgtggtcagtaaaccattattGTGTTGAtcttgatgtatgttttggatcattgtcctgaagatccaaccacggcccattttaagctttctggcagaggcagtcaggttttcatttaatatctgttgatat
This genomic interval from Ictalurus furcatus strain D&B chromosome 2, Billie_1.0, whole genome shotgun sequence contains the following:
- the tlcd3ba gene encoding TLC domain containing 3Ba translates to MLSFLAVGSVFFPGLFLLFKRCLKQAPRLKWSEADAVIVSARLVSSIQAVLASSAGFIIASSCEDIIEDQHWLTSTYILFAVPYFIYDIYAMFLCYWYKIQVKGHEEDAPKISTVIRSYLWREFLMVLHHVVMVTVCFPVSVFWRQGKGDYFQGVMFLAELSTPSVCLGKVLIQYKQQHTLLHKVNGALMLITFFVCRVLLFPYLYYAYGRYADIPLYKVPLSIPWQYNMGAALLMAPQVYWFGLICRGAFRLFTRASRHHRRPVSRDSEPKTPIMPPANGYSPCDTEREPNTH